In one Rutidosis leptorrhynchoides isolate AG116_Rl617_1_P2 chromosome 8, CSIRO_AGI_Rlap_v1, whole genome shotgun sequence genomic region, the following are encoded:
- the LOC139863379 gene encoding uncharacterized protein gives MGNTSSMLTQYDIEEVQEYCNNTFSQHEIVSLYHWFCQLDRNSGGFISANEFLSVPEFVVNPFFVFVWVNNNLTNVINNSRSLYKKFINSFQTIRD, from the exons ATGGGGAATACATCGTCAATGCTCACTCAATACGATATCGAAGAAGTCCAAGAATATTGCAACAATACAT TTTCACAACATGAGATAGTTTCATTGTATCATTGGTTTTGTCAGTTGGATCGTAATAGTGGTGGATTCATCTCTGCTAATGAATTCCTTTCTGTTCCTGAATTTGTTGTTAATccgttttttgtttttgtttgggTCAATAACAATTTGACCAACGTTATAAATAACAGTAGAAGTTTATATAAAAAGTTTATAAATAGTTTTCAAACAATTAGAGATTAA